In Bacillus sp. Cs-700, one genomic interval encodes:
- a CDS encoding NAD(P)H-dependent oxidoreductase — translation MKNILLINGHEYFPKSKGELNKTIFEEWKEVLSSDYEVKTTIVDEAYDVDQEIEKWQWADVIIMQTPIYWFSIPGNFKKYIDRVYMDKIFFIGSDRYGQGGMFTDKKYMFSLTWNAPEAAFGNEQSFFEGRDLDQAIDHLHKMNQYIGMRPLPTYSIHNVMKETNMAHYKTKLHDHYREVFGK, via the coding sequence ATGAAAAACATTCTACTTATCAATGGACATGAGTATTTTCCAAAGTCAAAAGGTGAGTTGAACAAAACGATTTTTGAAGAATGGAAAGAGGTGCTCTCCTCAGACTATGAAGTGAAAACAACGATCGTTGATGAAGCGTATGATGTCGATCAAGAAATTGAGAAATGGCAGTGGGCGGATGTGATCATCATGCAAACTCCGATTTATTGGTTCAGTATCCCAGGTAACTTTAAGAAATACATCGATCGCGTCTACATGGACAAGATCTTCTTTATCGGTTCAGATCGCTATGGTCAGGGTGGAATGTTTACAGACAAGAAATACATGTTCTCTCTTACGTGGAACGCACCAGAAGCAGCGTTTGGAAATGAACAGAGCTTCTTTGAAGGACGAGATCTTGATCAAGCGATCGATCACCTTCATAAGATGAACCAATATATCGGTATGCGTCCGCTACCAACTTACTCCATTCACAATGTGATGAAGGAAACAAATATGGCGCACTATAAAACGAAACTACACGATCATTATCGAGAAGTGTTTGGTAAGTAA
- a CDS encoding aldo/keto reductase encodes MTVQTKTLNNNIEMPELGYGVFRVEQGQELVEAVKTAIKKGYRSIDTAAIYGNEESVGQGVNEAIKEGLVTREDLFITSKVWNDGLTYDETIEAYETSLSKLGLDYLDLYLIHWPGDNKYQEPWKALETLYKEKRVRAIGVSNFQVNHLEDLRKNFEITPVINQIEFHPRLTQEEVRTYCKEHNIQVEAWSPLMAGELLDNETIAGIAEKYNKSVAQVILRWDLQHNVITIPKSMNEKRIEANIDLFDFELTSEEMKQLDALNDNARSGPHPDEFDFKM; translated from the coding sequence ATGACTGTACAAACAAAAACATTAAACAACAATATTGAAATGCCTGAACTAGGTTACGGTGTATTCCGCGTGGAACAAGGCCAAGAATTGGTTGAAGCTGTGAAAACAGCGATTAAGAAAGGCTATCGTAGCATTGATACAGCAGCAATCTACGGTAACGAGGAAAGTGTTGGTCAAGGTGTCAATGAAGCGATTAAAGAAGGTCTTGTAACGAGAGAAGACCTTTTCATTACTTCAAAAGTATGGAACGATGGCTTAACTTACGATGAAACGATTGAAGCGTATGAAACAAGCCTATCTAAGCTAGGTCTTGACTACCTCGATCTTTACCTGATTCACTGGCCAGGGGATAATAAATACCAGGAGCCATGGAAAGCACTTGAAACGCTATATAAAGAAAAACGAGTACGTGCAATTGGTGTAAGTAACTTCCAGGTAAATCACCTTGAGGATCTTCGCAAAAACTTTGAAATTACACCTGTAATTAACCAAATTGAATTCCACCCGCGCTTAACGCAAGAAGAAGTGAGAACATATTGCAAAGAGCATAACATTCAAGTGGAAGCATGGTCACCACTTATGGCAGGGGAATTGTTAGATAACGAAACAATCGCCGGAATTGCTGAGAAATATAACAAGTCTGTTGCACAGGTTATCCTTCGCTGGGACTTGCAGCATAACGTGATTACGATTCCAAAATCAATGAACGAAAAGCGTATTGAAGCGAATATCGATCTTTTCGATTTTGAACTTACATCAGAAGAAATGAAGCAGCTTGATGCATTGAACGACAATGCTCGTAGCGGTCCTCATCCTGATGAATTTGATTTTAAAATGTAA
- a CDS encoding DUF1659 domain-containing protein: MATSSLMETQLRMVLEVGVDENGKSIFRSKNFNNVKTFATPDALFAVALALAPLQQHNLFAVERNDSSDLQA, from the coding sequence ATGGCAACCTCATCCCTAATGGAAACGCAGCTTCGCATGGTACTTGAAGTAGGCGTGGACGAAAACGGCAAATCGATTTTCCGCAGCAAGAACTTCAACAACGTGAAAACATTCGCTACGCCTGATGCGCTTTTCGCAGTCGCCCTAGCACTAGCACCGCTTCAGCAGCACAATTTGTTCGCAGTGGAGCGCAATGATTCATCTGATCTTCAGGCATAA
- a CDS encoding DUF2922 domain-containing protein produces MAKTLELQFNTRDNKPFSITLSDPVEPVNPAAIAAAMDTLLAQNCFTTSGGDLVSKKGARIIERNENDIIIG; encoded by the coding sequence ATGGCAAAAACACTCGAACTTCAGTTCAACACGCGTGACAATAAGCCGTTCTCGATCACATTAAGCGATCCAGTCGAGCCGGTGAATCCAGCTGCAATAGCAGCTGCGATGGATACGCTTCTTGCGCAAAACTGTTTTACAACAAGTGGAGGCGATCTAGTTTCGAAGAAAGGCGCTCGTATCATTGAGCGCAATGAGAACGACATTATCATTGGTTAA
- a CDS encoding YvrJ family protein has protein sequence MESWMSLISDVGFPVVVTLYLLHRIEQKLDTLNDTILQLPDHLNARSSNQKTG, from the coding sequence ATGGAGTCCTGGATGTCTTTGATCAGCGATGTTGGTTTTCCTGTTGTGGTGACACTTTACTTGTTGCACCGCATTGAACAGAAACTCGATACGCTGAACGATACCATACTGCAGCTGCCAGATCACTTAAACGCTCGAAGTTCGAATCAGAAAACAGGGTGA
- a CDS encoding metalloregulator ArsR/SmtB family transcription factor encodes MSYNVSVLASPVHELLLSFSLYKRQTLMKYLDLGSKWPGDVEESLSPELKEAIASKENLFFEDLLVLFIEQSPYKHDIDLFFEWLGEMSAGELFERIASSLDDQRAIPTNLLAQRDRSIKLLKEWNEEYFQFHRGGVLERLTAEAESKRKMLEEEAGEKVILHATRFIVESETVQNVCLIPSLHIQPMAFLDHLKDTLYITYSVKNPNNERNELLRFTKALGDEKRLKILEFLSHGSHTFTDIVSEIGMAKGNIHHHLSILRGAGLVNIHIRNEQNTFYYSANKGIAYEFSRMVDQFLS; translated from the coding sequence ATGTCCTATAACGTTAGCGTACTAGCCTCCCCAGTACATGAGCTTTTATTAAGCTTTTCTTTATATAAAAGACAAACTCTTATGAAGTATTTGGATCTAGGCTCTAAGTGGCCAGGTGATGTGGAAGAATCTCTTTCACCTGAATTGAAAGAGGCGATTGCTTCAAAAGAGAACCTGTTCTTTGAAGATTTACTCGTGCTGTTCATTGAACAATCTCCTTATAAACATGACATCGATCTTTTTTTTGAATGGTTAGGAGAGATGTCGGCCGGTGAATTGTTTGAGCGAATCGCCTCTTCGCTCGACGATCAAAGGGCGATACCTACAAATTTATTAGCGCAGCGAGATCGGTCGATTAAGCTGTTAAAAGAATGGAATGAGGAGTATTTTCAGTTTCATCGTGGGGGAGTTTTGGAGCGATTAACAGCTGAGGCAGAGAGTAAACGAAAGATGCTGGAAGAAGAAGCAGGAGAAAAAGTGATTTTACATGCAACCCGTTTTATCGTGGAGTCAGAAACGGTTCAGAACGTTTGCTTAATCCCCTCTCTGCACATTCAACCGATGGCATTTCTCGATCATTTGAAAGATACGCTTTATATTACCTATTCGGTGAAAAATCCTAACAATGAACGAAATGAACTTCTTCGTTTTACAAAAGCACTTGGTGATGAAAAGAGATTAAAAATTCTCGAATTTCTATCTCACGGGTCTCATACTTTCACTGATATAGTTTCTGAAATTGGGATGGCCAAGGGCAATATCCACCATCACCTTTCCATTTTAAGAGGGGCCGGATTAGTAAATATTCATATTAGGAATGAACAAAATACGTTTTATTATAGTGCGAATAAAGGGATTGCATACGAGTTTAGTAGGATGGTTGATCAATTTCTTTCATAG
- a CDS encoding PepSY domain-containing protein codes for MMKFKKTLIIGGTVLGLAGGAFFYQGTDGMENVLASTNVSESKLIEEAKISEAEAEKIAKEEAAGEVTEKEVEKENGTIVYEFDIKTDSGETEVEIDGMSGEVLQVEVDDEDDEDNDDQQDTKSSQ; via the coding sequence ATGATGAAATTCAAAAAAACATTGATTATAGGCGGTACTGTACTAGGACTTGCAGGAGGTGCGTTTTTCTATCAAGGAACAGATGGGATGGAGAATGTGCTTGCTTCAACTAACGTGAGTGAAAGTAAACTGATCGAGGAAGCGAAAATTTCAGAAGCTGAAGCTGAAAAGATTGCGAAAGAAGAAGCTGCTGGAGAAGTAACTGAGAAAGAAGTTGAGAAAGAAAACGGAACGATTGTTTATGAGTTCGACATCAAAACGGATTCTGGTGAAACGGAAGTGGAGATTGATGGGATGAGCGGTGAGGTTTTACAAGTTGAAGTGGATGATGAAGATGATGAGGACAACGACGATCAGCAAGACACAAAGTCTTCCCAGTAA
- a CDS encoding response regulator transcription factor — protein sequence MEKESILLVEDEVNVIQFMQLELEHEGYEVTTAKDGEEAMARFQQKEWSVILLDWMLPKLDGLEVCRRIRKTSQVPIIILTARDYVGDKILGLDRGADDYITKPFEIEELLARIRAVLRRSQAQVEKAKDDKLVIENLEVNLKSRRVTRDGNEIELTQREFDLLVFLMKHEGEALSREWLLSAVWGYDFVGETNVVDVYIRYLRNKLDRDYEPTLIHTVRGIGYILRSS from the coding sequence ATGGAGAAAGAATCCATTCTTCTTGTAGAAGATGAAGTGAATGTTATTCAATTTATGCAGTTAGAACTTGAACACGAAGGATACGAGGTAACAACGGCGAAAGATGGAGAGGAAGCGATGGCTCGATTTCAACAAAAGGAATGGAGCGTGATCCTTCTTGATTGGATGCTTCCGAAGCTTGATGGCCTTGAAGTGTGCAGGCGGATTCGAAAAACGAGTCAGGTGCCGATTATTATCTTAACCGCAAGAGATTATGTCGGGGATAAAATTCTTGGGCTTGATCGCGGTGCAGATGATTACATTACAAAACCATTTGAAATTGAAGAATTGCTGGCACGAATTCGTGCAGTATTAAGACGTTCTCAGGCTCAGGTGGAGAAAGCGAAAGATGATAAGTTAGTGATTGAGAACCTTGAAGTGAATTTGAAAAGTCGTCGCGTTACTCGTGATGGTAACGAGATTGAACTCACGCAGCGTGAGTTTGATTTGCTTGTTTTTCTGATGAAGCATGAAGGGGAGGCCCTCAGTCGTGAATGGCTTCTTTCCGCTGTTTGGGGATATGACTTTGTGGGAGAAACGAATGTCGTCGATGTCTATATTCGCTATCTACGAAACAAATTGGATCGAGACTACGAGCCAACGCTTATTCATACGGTAAGAGGAATTGGCTATATCCTTCGTTCTTCATAA
- a CDS encoding HAMP domain-containing sensor histidine kinase, which produces MRKQRSQSLLKQFTSWYVWQFIIALIIIGIVVLSAIGFFLLEGTQDEVEAIEEQLLKVTDKNDVQQSLEEVLYPDNTDYYVEILQRGKIVAQVGDEEELDPKDEMNVPWLDYYIWNKEEGLFYKSDLTFGNGVIHVKVPLEEELEFLQLIFTILLVTGLVSIILGSILIYQFTKKRLRPLLNITDEVSGIEGSSDLQKRISEPSNPKELKELASTFNQLLQQLEEQFEREKSFVSNASHELRTPLTSFRGHLNLIKRWGKDDPAVLETSIQALDDESSRMKHILEQMLTIARNEHMETTLEKVNLTEIVEGVVEQFEARSRVPISANLEQNVLVLGDREQLRQVAVIIVENAERYTTEGKMTVLLKEAENTVMLSISDTGIGIPREEIPKIFSRFYRVDKNRSRETGGTGLGLSIAKEIVENHQGKIEVESEEAIGSTFTVLLPVISR; this is translated from the coding sequence ATGAGAAAACAACGAAGTCAATCGCTACTAAAACAATTCACTTCCTGGTATGTATGGCAATTTATTATTGCTCTAATTATCATAGGTATCGTCGTACTTAGTGCGATCGGATTTTTCTTGCTTGAAGGAACCCAGGATGAGGTCGAAGCGATCGAAGAACAGCTATTGAAAGTTACTGACAAAAACGATGTTCAGCAGTCGCTAGAGGAAGTTCTTTATCCTGACAATACAGACTATTATGTTGAAATTCTTCAGCGTGGGAAAATCGTGGCGCAAGTTGGGGATGAGGAAGAGCTTGATCCGAAAGATGAAATGAATGTGCCCTGGTTGGATTACTACATTTGGAATAAAGAAGAAGGATTATTTTATAAGAGCGATTTAACGTTTGGTAATGGTGTGATACATGTGAAAGTACCACTGGAAGAAGAGCTTGAATTTCTTCAGCTGATCTTCACCATTCTTCTCGTTACCGGACTGGTAAGCATTATTTTAGGATCCATTCTTATCTATCAATTTACGAAAAAAAGACTACGTCCGCTCCTCAATATAACAGATGAAGTGAGTGGAATCGAAGGATCATCAGATTTGCAAAAACGAATTTCTGAACCTTCGAATCCGAAAGAATTGAAAGAACTTGCTAGTACGTTTAATCAGCTCCTTCAGCAGCTGGAAGAGCAGTTTGAGCGGGAGAAAAGCTTCGTCTCAAATGCTTCTCATGAATTAAGAACGCCACTAACTTCTTTTCGTGGTCACTTAAATTTGATTAAAAGGTGGGGGAAAGACGATCCCGCCGTATTGGAAACATCTATACAAGCCTTGGATGATGAAAGTAGTCGTATGAAGCACATTTTAGAACAAATGCTCACCATCGCTCGAAATGAACATATGGAAACAACTCTTGAAAAAGTGAATCTGACCGAAATTGTTGAGGGAGTGGTTGAGCAATTCGAAGCACGTTCACGTGTACCGATATCTGCAAATCTGGAGCAAAATGTGCTGGTTTTAGGTGATCGTGAACAGCTCAGGCAAGTGGCGGTCATTATAGTAGAAAATGCAGAAAGGTATACAACGGAAGGCAAGATGACCGTCCTTTTAAAAGAGGCAGAGAACACAGTCATGCTAAGCATCTCGGATACAGGAATCGGTATTCCCCGTGAAGAAATACCGAAGATTTTTTCTCGCTTTTACCGTGTGGACAAAAACCGTTCACGAGAAACAGGTGGGACGGGACTTGGTCTATCGATCGCGAAGGAAATCGTCGAGAATCATCAAGGCAAGATTGAAGTGGAAAGTGAAGAAGCGATTGGTAGCACATTTACAGTATTACTACCAGTGATTTCGAGATAA
- a CDS encoding cysteine hydrolase family protein, whose protein sequence is MKSNRVLLIVDVQKAFEDEKWGERNNPQAEANIRKLLDAWRANGDRVIYIQHRSDDPASVFYQGQKGYEIKNIVKPEAEDVIFTKKVNSAFIGTNLENYLHENNLSEVVITGLTTPHCVSTTTRMSGNLGFNTYLISDATAAYGLTDQNGRYHDPELVYMLTLATLHEEFATILKTEELLQTFDLVSER, encoded by the coding sequence ATGAAATCAAATCGCGTACTTTTAATCGTTGATGTTCAAAAAGCGTTCGAGGACGAAAAATGGGGAGAGCGAAACAATCCTCAAGCAGAAGCAAATATACGTAAGCTGTTAGACGCATGGAGAGCGAATGGAGATCGTGTCATTTACATTCAGCATCGATCCGATGATCCAGCGTCCGTATTCTACCAAGGACAGAAGGGTTATGAGATTAAAAATATCGTTAAGCCTGAAGCTGAAGACGTGATCTTTACAAAGAAGGTGAATAGTGCTTTTATCGGTACCAATCTAGAAAACTACCTCCACGAAAATAACTTATCAGAGGTAGTCATCACTGGATTAACGACACCACACTGCGTATCCACGACGACAAGAATGAGTGGGAATCTGGGATTTAATACTTATTTGATTTCAGACGCCACAGCAGCTTATGGACTCACAGATCAGAATGGACGTTACCATGATCCAGAATTGGTTTACATGCTCACCTTAGCAACATTGCATGAAGAATTTGCGACGATTTTAAAGACGGAAGAGCTATTGCAAACTTTTGATCTTGTATCTGAGCGTTAA
- the fosB gene encoding metallothiol transferase FosB codes for MIKGINHFLFSVSNLERSIAFYQNVFDAKLLVKGKRTAYFDLNGMWLALNEETDIARNEIAQSYTHIAFTIDEEDMDKITRKLVDLNVNILLGRERDQRDQQSIYFTDPDGHKFEFHTGTLEERIRYYKQDKAHMDFFE; via the coding sequence TTGATAAAAGGTATCAATCACTTCTTATTTTCAGTTTCAAATCTGGAACGATCGATTGCATTTTATCAAAATGTTTTTGATGCTAAGTTACTTGTGAAAGGAAAACGAACAGCTTACTTTGATTTGAATGGAATGTGGCTTGCGCTGAATGAGGAGACAGACATTGCGAGAAATGAGATTGCCCAGTCTTATACCCATATCGCTTTTACTATTGATGAAGAAGACATGGATAAAATAACTCGCAAATTAGTTGATCTTAACGTGAATATTCTATTAGGACGGGAGAGAGACCAGCGAGACCAGCAATCGATTTATTTCACTGATCCGGATGGACACAAATTCGAATTTCATACGGGAACGTTAGAAGAACGGATACGTTATTATAAACAAGACAAGGCACATATGGATTTTTTTGAGTGA
- a CDS encoding DinB family protein, translating to MNVLKEQYDLIKHTRKVLFHFCEKIEQEDYIKEVDGYGWGSIRNLHVHIAECYLSWIGRFALETSEPVANELEVTDVNEMRKVFEQVDELVYRFLDEYDERFDEKISREVPWKEEEEELSPLWLLTHTITHEFHHKGQIVTLARALGYEPVDTDLLTPSDINRYLDYPEQG from the coding sequence ATGAACGTATTAAAAGAGCAGTATGATTTGATCAAGCATACGCGTAAAGTTCTCTTTCACTTTTGTGAAAAAATCGAACAAGAGGATTATATAAAAGAAGTCGATGGATATGGATGGGGCTCGATCCGAAACCTGCATGTGCATATCGCTGAATGCTACCTGAGCTGGATTGGTCGATTTGCTCTTGAAACCTCAGAACCTGTCGCGAATGAGTTAGAAGTGACAGACGTTAATGAAATGAGAAAGGTGTTTGAACAAGTTGATGAGCTTGTTTATCGTTTTCTAGATGAGTATGATGAACGCTTCGATGAAAAGATTAGTCGGGAAGTTCCTTGGAAAGAAGAGGAAGAAGAACTTTCTCCGTTATGGTTACTCACACACACAATCACCCATGAATTTCATCACAAGGGTCAGATTGTGACACTAGCACGGGCACTTGGCTATGAGCCTGTTGACACGGATCTGTTAACACCATCAGATATTAATCGGTATTTGGATTATCCGGAACAAGGATAG
- a CDS encoding DUF4083 domain-containing protein, with protein MGDIVFQLISFSLMFGVVAGIVLLIVSLKKRSSKLDRVEKKVDQLLEREKSQSDR; from the coding sequence ATGGGAGATATCGTATTTCAACTGATTTCGTTTTCTTTGATGTTTGGGGTAGTAGCGGGGATTGTCCTTTTAATCGTAAGTTTGAAAAAGAGAAGTTCGAAGCTTGATCGTGTCGAAAAAAAGGTCGATCAGCTGCTTGAACGAGAAAAATCGCAGTCTGATCGATAG
- a CDS encoding SDR family oxidoreductase, with the protein MTPRPDQPHEYIGSHKLENKVALITGGDSGIGRAVAIAYAKEGAYVAINYLEKEQSDADETKKFVEEEGVKCLLIPGDVSEEKECKDLIDKTLDHFGKLDILVNNAAIQFPTESIEDISYEQWDQTFKTNVYSVFNMTKYAVPHLQKGSSIINTTSINPYTGNKVLIDYTSTKGAIVAFTRSMAANLVDKGIRVNMVAPGPIWTPLIPSTFDEDSVAEFGTDNPMGRPGQPSELFGPYVLLASDDGSYMTGQCIHVNGGDFMSS; encoded by the coding sequence ATGACGCCAAGACCGGATCAACCGCATGAATACATAGGCAGTCACAAGCTTGAGAACAAAGTGGCGCTCATAACTGGTGGGGACAGTGGCATTGGTCGCGCGGTGGCCATCGCCTATGCGAAAGAAGGCGCATACGTCGCGATCAACTATCTTGAAAAAGAACAAAGTGACGCGGACGAAACAAAGAAATTTGTTGAGGAAGAAGGCGTCAAATGTCTCTTGATTCCAGGAGATGTATCCGAAGAGAAAGAATGTAAGGATCTTATCGACAAAACGCTTGATCACTTTGGAAAGCTCGACATCCTCGTGAATAACGCAGCGATTCAATTTCCAACAGAAAGCATTGAAGACATTTCTTATGAGCAGTGGGATCAAACGTTTAAAACAAATGTGTATTCCGTCTTCAATATGACGAAGTATGCGGTTCCTCACTTGCAAAAAGGAAGCTCGATTATTAATACAACATCGATTAATCCATACACAGGAAATAAAGTGTTAATTGACTATACGTCAACGAAAGGTGCCATTGTGGCGTTCACACGCAGTATGGCAGCGAACCTTGTGGATAAAGGCATTCGCGTGAACATGGTTGCACCAGGACCAATCTGGACACCGCTCATTCCATCTACGTTTGATGAAGATTCTGTTGCAGAATTTGGTACGGACAATCCGATGGGACGCCCGGGTCAACCGTCTGAACTATTCGGACCATATGTTTTATTAGCTTCTGATGACGGTTCTTACATGACTGGCCAGTGCATTCATGTGAATGGCGGCGACTTTATGTCCTCCTGA
- a CDS encoding Bcr/CflA family efflux MFS transporter — MLHNPTGKERIGLALLLGMLGIMGPLNIDMYLPSFPGIASDLNASASLVQLSLTTCLIGLAVGQIVIGPYSDAQGRRKPLLIFIFLFAIASILCAVAPNILTLVIARFLQGFTASAGVVLSRAVVRDVFSGRELTKFFALLMVINATAPMIAPIVGGAILLLPFATWNTIFYFLGILGLIIVTVIGLRLPETLPPEKRLPSSISQSVRTMGSLLKDRSFIGYALTIGFVHGGSFAYVSGTPFVYQGIYNVSPQLFSLLFGINGLAIISGSFMIGKLSAYFHERSLLRTAVITAVTATSFLLVMTIIEGPLATLVIPIFIYMTAMGMVLTSTFTLAMEKQGHRAGSASAVLGMLPLLFGSMVSPLVGIDESTAVPMGAILFTTSSIGAITFFTLTKKQRGEATS; from the coding sequence ATGCTTCATAACCCAACAGGAAAAGAACGGATTGGACTCGCTTTACTACTAGGGATGCTCGGAATTATGGGGCCATTAAATATTGATATGTACCTCCCGAGTTTTCCGGGGATTGCGAGTGATTTAAATGCGAGCGCCTCGCTCGTTCAACTAAGTTTAACAACCTGTCTCATTGGACTTGCGGTTGGACAAATTGTGATAGGTCCTTATAGTGACGCACAGGGAAGACGTAAGCCATTATTGATTTTTATTTTTTTATTTGCGATTGCCTCCATTCTTTGTGCAGTCGCACCGAACATTCTGACACTCGTGATTGCCCGTTTCCTTCAGGGCTTTACAGCATCAGCTGGTGTTGTGCTCTCACGTGCGGTTGTTCGTGATGTGTTCAGCGGGCGAGAGCTCACGAAGTTCTTCGCGCTTTTGATGGTGATCAATGCAACAGCGCCGATGATCGCGCCGATCGTAGGTGGAGCGATTCTACTTCTGCCATTTGCGACATGGAATACAATCTTTTATTTCCTTGGGATTCTGGGACTTATTATCGTAACGGTGATTGGCCTCCGACTTCCAGAAACGCTACCACCAGAGAAAAGGTTACCAAGCTCAATCAGCCAATCGGTGCGTACGATGGGAAGTTTGCTGAAAGATCGTTCCTTTATCGGCTATGCGTTAACGATTGGATTTGTACACGGTGGTAGCTTTGCCTATGTTTCCGGAACGCCTTTCGTTTACCAAGGGATTTACAACGTTTCTCCGCAATTGTTTAGTCTACTATTTGGGATCAACGGGCTCGCGATTATTTCAGGAAGCTTTATGATTGGTAAGTTAAGTGCCTACTTTCATGAAAGAAGTTTGCTTCGAACCGCAGTGATTACGGCGGTAACTGCCACGTCCTTCCTTTTAGTTATGACAATTATTGAAGGACCGCTTGCAACGCTTGTGATTCCAATTTTCATTTACATGACAGCAATGGGAATGGTGCTTACAAGTACGTTCACGCTTGCGATGGAGAAGCAGGGACACAGGGCAGGTAGTGCGAGTGCCGTACTTGGTATGCTGCCGCTGCTATTCGGCTCAATGGTTTCACCTCTCGTTGGAATTGATGAATCAACCGCCGTTCCAATGGGGGCGATTCTGTTTACAACGTCTTCGATTGGTGCGATTACTTTCTTTACCCTTACGAAAAAACAGCGTGGTGAAGCGACTTCCTAA